Proteins found in one Streptococcus criceti HS-6 genomic segment:
- a CDS encoding ABC transporter ATP-binding protein codes for MKPFIEFKDFSFKYDAQKEPTLKSLNLTIEKGQKVLIIGPSGCGKSTLAQTINGIIPNTYQGESTGSLMINGQPAFHTSIYEKSHLVSTVLQDTDGQFIGLSVAEDLAFALENDCCQQAEMVHTVHSWADKLELLDLLDHRPQDLSGGQKQRVSLAGVLIDESPILLFDEPLANLDPKSGQDTIALIDQLHQETGATTLIIEHRLEDVLYRPVDKVVLLNDGQILFEGSPDQLLASEILAENGIREPLYITVLRQLGLDMTNLSSLSDLENLNLPQIDFAGQRSSQSSQPKEPLLNVNQLSFGYSPNHPILKSIHLDLARGERIALVGKNGAGKSTLAKALTKFVEASGEFLWQGQDISDDSIKERASRIGYVLQNPNQMISQTMIFDEVAKGLRLRGLGEKAVEEKVLASLRTCGLYEFRQWPISALSYGQKKRVTIASILVLEPEIILLDEPTAGQDMQHYTEIMDFLDELNQAGQTIVMITHDMQLMLDYSDRCLVIADGKILADKSPMEVLSDRDLLRKANLKETSIFRLADKLGLDPLALSQFYRQKKEELTSGK; via the coding sequence ATGAAGCCATTTATTGAATTTAAGGATTTTTCTTTTAAATATGATGCCCAAAAGGAGCCAACATTAAAGTCACTTAACCTGACTATTGAAAAGGGGCAAAAGGTCCTGATTATCGGTCCGTCTGGCTGTGGAAAATCAACTCTGGCTCAGACCATCAATGGCATTATTCCTAATACTTATCAGGGTGAAAGTACTGGCAGTTTGATGATTAATGGTCAACCCGCTTTTCACACGTCCATTTATGAAAAATCCCACTTGGTCAGCACGGTCTTGCAGGACACTGATGGTCAATTTATCGGTCTGTCCGTGGCAGAAGATTTGGCCTTTGCTTTAGAGAATGACTGCTGTCAGCAGGCAGAAATGGTTCACACGGTCCATAGCTGGGCAGACAAGTTAGAACTTTTGGATTTACTGGATCATCGTCCACAAGATTTATCCGGTGGTCAGAAGCAGCGGGTCAGTTTGGCAGGGGTACTGATTGATGAGAGCCCGATTTTGCTTTTTGATGAGCCGTTAGCCAATTTGGATCCTAAATCTGGTCAGGATACCATTGCCCTTATTGACCAACTTCATCAAGAGACTGGTGCGACGACTTTAATTATTGAACACCGCTTAGAAGATGTCCTTTACCGACCGGTGGACAAGGTTGTTTTGCTGAATGATGGCCAGATACTTTTTGAAGGGTCCCCTGATCAACTTTTGGCTTCAGAAATTCTGGCTGAGAATGGCATTCGTGAGCCTCTTTATATCACGGTTTTACGCCAGTTGGGGCTGGATATGACCAATTTATCGTCTCTTTCAGATTTAGAGAATCTGAATCTTCCTCAGATTGACTTTGCTGGACAAAGGAGCAGTCAGTCTAGTCAGCCCAAGGAGCCTCTTTTAAACGTTAATCAGCTTAGTTTCGGTTATAGTCCTAATCACCCTATATTAAAAAGCATCCATCTGGACTTAGCAAGAGGAGAACGCATTGCTCTTGTTGGCAAGAATGGTGCTGGAAAGTCCACCTTAGCCAAGGCGTTGACCAAATTTGTTGAAGCTAGTGGTGAGTTTCTTTGGCAGGGACAAGATATTTCGGATGATTCGATCAAGGAGAGGGCCAGCCGAATTGGTTATGTTCTGCAAAATCCTAATCAGATGATTAGTCAGACCATGATTTTTGATGAAGTTGCTAAGGGCCTGCGTTTGAGAGGACTTGGGGAAAAAGCGGTAGAGGAGAAGGTTTTGGCCAGTTTAAGAACTTGTGGGCTTTATGAATTTCGTCAGTGGCCGATTTCAGCTTTATCTTACGGGCAGAAGAAGCGAGTTACTATTGCCTCTATTCTAGTTTTAGAACCGGAAATTATTCTGCTGGATGAGCCAACGGCTGGTCAGGATATGCAGCATTACACTGAAATCATGGATTTTCTGGATGAGCTCAATCAAGCTGGGCAGACGATTGTCATGATTACCCACGATATGCAATTGATGCTGGATTATTCAGATCGCTGTTTGGTGATAGCGGATGGAAAAATTTTGGCTGATAAATCCCCTATGGAAGTTCTCTCAGATCGGGATCTGTTACGGAAGGCTAACTTGAAAGAAACCAGCATCTTTCGGTTGGCGGATAAGCTAGGATTGGATCCTCTGGCTTTGAGTCAGTTTTACCGTCAAAAGAAGGAGGAGCTCACTAGTGGCAAATAA
- a CDS encoding SAM hydrolase/SAM-dependent halogenase family protein: protein MANNLLVLQSDFGLVDGAVSAMVGVALQEAGDLKIHHLTHDITPYNIFEGSYRLFQTVEYWPEGTTFVSVVDPGVGSDRKSVVALTEKNQYIVTPDNGTLSYIKKHIGIKAVREISELKNRRENTELSYTFHGRDVYAYTGAKLASGHLAFKDVGPEFSVEGIVELPVVKTVLEKNLIRGAVDILDVRFGSLWTSIRNDEFNTLNPQFGDRFEVTIFNNDMLVYQNQVTYGKSFADVRIGQPIIYINSLYRVGLAINQGSFAKAYNVGVGPQWRIEIKKI, encoded by the coding sequence ATGGCAAATAATTTATTGGTCTTACAATCAGATTTTGGTCTCGTTGACGGAGCTGTTTCGGCTATGGTTGGGGTTGCTTTGCAAGAAGCTGGTGATTTGAAAATTCACCACCTGACTCATGATATTACCCCCTATAATATTTTTGAGGGTTCCTACCGTCTCTTTCAGACAGTAGAATACTGGCCTGAAGGGACGACCTTTGTTTCTGTGGTCGACCCAGGTGTTGGGTCTGACCGCAAAAGTGTCGTTGCTCTGACAGAAAAAAATCAGTATATTGTTACACCTGATAATGGGACTTTGTCTTATATAAAAAAACATATTGGCATCAAGGCTGTTCGTGAAATTTCTGAACTGAAAAATCGTCGTGAAAATACGGAACTTTCCTACACCTTCCACGGTCGGGATGTCTATGCCTATACGGGCGCTAAATTAGCTTCGGGCCACCTTGCTTTTAAGGATGTTGGGCCAGAATTTTCGGTTGAGGGAATTGTTGAACTGCCGGTTGTTAAGACTGTGCTTGAGAAGAATCTGATTCGTGGAGCAGTTGATATCTTAGATGTCAGGTTTGGATCGCTTTGGACTTCCATCAGAAATGACGAGTTCAACACTCTGAATCCTCAATTTGGTGACCGCTTTGAGGTAACTATTTTTAATAATGATATGTTGGTATACCAAAATCAGGTCACCTATGGGAAATCATTTGCAGATGTGCGGATAGGACAACCGATTATTTATATTAATTCACTGTATCGTGTTGGGCTGGCCATTAATCAGGGGTCTTTTGCCAAGGCCTACAATGTTGGTGTTGGTCCCCAGTGGCGTATTGAAATCAAAAAGATTTAA
- a CDS encoding ECF-type riboflavin transporter substrate-binding protein — protein sequence MTNNSIKTVVATGIGAALFVIIGMFINIPIFGNTSIQLQYAVQALFSVIFGPVAGFFIGFIGHALKDGIQYGNISWAWVLASGLIGLGIGLFRRFYDVSKGKFALKELIGFNLVQIITVYIAYGLICPLGDRLMYKQAWSYLFAQGFIAGTANVLTIAIGGTILLTVYAKTRVQSGSLSKD from the coding sequence ATGACAAATAATTCTATTAAAACTGTTGTAGCAACAGGAATTGGTGCCGCTCTTTTCGTAATCATTGGTATGTTTATCAATATTCCGATTTTTGGGAATACTAGTATCCAGTTGCAATATGCGGTGCAAGCCCTCTTTTCGGTTATTTTTGGACCTGTAGCGGGCTTTTTCATCGGTTTTATTGGCCATGCCTTAAAGGATGGGATTCAATATGGTAATATCTCCTGGGCCTGGGTTTTGGCCAGCGGTCTGATTGGTTTAGGTATTGGTCTTTTCCGCCGCTTCTATGATGTCAGTAAAGGGAAATTTGCTCTTAAAGAATTGATTGGGTTCAATTTGGTTCAGATCATTACCGTTTATATCGCTTACGGGCTCATTTGCCCACTTGGCGACCGCTTGATGTATAAACAGGCTTGGTCCTATCTCTTTGCTCAGGGATTTATTGCTGGGACAGCTAATGTTCTGACTATTGCAATCGGAGGCACTATACTGTTAACAGTTTATGCTAAGACCCGAGTTCAGTCGGGAAGCCTTTCAAAAGATTGA